A window of Paenibacillus sp. 19GGS1-52 contains these coding sequences:
- a CDS encoding pullulanase translates to MKFALWSKRAFVITMIIALVFSGFGIQPYNVSAAPVKVVVVGDLQSELTPSGATIPTADWDPTAEATQMTDMGNGYYAFTGTLPAGTYQYKVALDGGWTESYGFSNYTNPQGKANGDNIEISLATETAVTFYYNATTKKIADSTYYAPIAADKLPRLVGTLQTELGDVSDSSPTDAKTTLSDPNYDGIYDHLVEVPEGDYLYKIFVPGATSAEDMSYPDTDQSLQLPSKLPVTFKFNSKDNTVAADFTIPADPVTFVPVPEGQMRIHYQRTAGDYANQALWLWDDVAAPSASWPTGATPFPDGQMDTYGAYVDVPLKDGAKKISFLVVNRSTEAKDAGDKLFTINTPQTNEIWIKEGSDQVTPYEPVALAPNTVRVHYMRSDTNQGQYGLWLWDDVTTPSTNWSSGATPFQAGQVDRFGAYVDVPLLQNAKKIGFIVLKPATGDKDGGDKAFTLLDRYNQLWVKEGDNNVYVSPFGEVPIGFVSAEVLSTSKLLLGFTLTDGLSADTLKTAITVKDKEGNNIPVSAVTIKSTTSLEVDTEVFDLDKTPLSVTYAGKTLSATSGWRMLDEMYNYTGDDLGATYHTAAKSATLKLWAPKASSVVANVYDKNDANVLVGRIDLTEGEQGVWSVELQPADLTGATSANDVRGFYYQYEVTNDGVTNNVLDPYARSMAAFTVNTTGAAGIGGDTVGKAAIVDLSQTNPPNFHAADIAGYEKREDAIVYEVHIRDFTSDPSIESSLDGERWGSYEAFEKKLDYIKSLGVTHIQLLPVMAWYYGDETKMDVRETDYSAKGNEYNWGYDPHSYFSPDGAYSQNPADPEQRIKELKGLIDAVHEAGMGVILDVVYTHMAKKEFLNDIVPNYYAFQDANGNFIGGFGNNLATNHKMAEKLMVDSVKYWFKEYKIDGMRWDMMGDATADAVQAAYDAAAEINPKALFIGEGWKTFGGAAADPSLAGQGADQDWMDQTDSVGVFSDEFRNELKSGYGSEGEPRFITGGARSISTILNNIKGQPSNIPADDPGDIVPYIEAHDNMTLHDVIAQSIKKDPAIAENELEIQERIRLGNMLVLTSQGTSFLQAGQEYGRTKQWKAAGVPEEKYTQLTDKDGNPFGYFINDSYDSSDAINMFDWTRATDETAFPVQNTTRKYTSGLIELRKFTNAFRLGDKNLVDTNINLITAPEMKASDLVIGYKNKATDGTGIYYVFINGDSTSRTLTLAEDLTGGKVVVDNDEAGITAIPADKQTGFSLTAASITLEPLSAVIIQKDAAAVVLDSLETDSASYSLQVNSTHTTTVFAKYDDGSKSNVTNTSVYASDKPEVAAVTNKGVIKALSAGTAIITISYGGKITKVTVKVTTEPVDNKRYVQFTYTREDQNYTDWNIWVWNTGATNDQINFTTFKNGTASVLIEVAPNATSVGFVLRKGTDWNTGKQDYPDDRVIPLNPGEAFTKVNVTSMVKELDIKPSISGPVMKDGTITFMYRDEALFRSGDMTAITDAKVKVNGIEYAMVYDSVKEWYSYKLTDVVEGTYNYTFLITKDGTTSEIADPSNNVDGSSTVVYHIPAVTITTTVSPEAITSNQNAIVTVKATSTEAVIYTDASMDLTALGGPAKVQLDTELMKQTIAVKDTVTAGIKNIPITLVDQFGNTHKQSATIEVKARTYTGAKLDFDWDEARIYFALTDRFKDGDATNNENVDKTHLEAYHGGDFRGMIDNLDYLQELGINTLWISPIVNNIDFNKGLDFNGEQYAYHGYWAKDFTKLDEHLGDMATFKELIEKAHDKGIKIMVDVVLNHTGYGLKPEDNSPTITAEDKDRFAGMLRTDGVSADTDPVRGELSGLPDFRTEDPAVREKIIAWQSGWLDNARTDRGDTIDYFRVDTVKHVEGTTWKAFKNALTAIDPNFKMVGEYYGGTIDNNGGMLQSSQMDGLLDFGFKGAALNFTNGKINDVDSYLQEREAKIDNTQMMAQFLSSHDEDGFLSQYVGGDQGKLKIAAALQITAKGQPVIYYGEELGRSGRNAVDISKGQFSENRADMPWDQLTAEQGLHDHYEKLLNIRAKYSKVYSKGTRTKLVGSDELGYLAFNKHYGNVDIVTVINTKTDGVSATITVPFAAQASIKDEYSGKIYTVADDQKVTINLPGRDEGGTVILAAVPVVVTPTPTPTPTPTPTPVATPSPTAGTISVETQVVSVNSLNNATDGKVEVELAQGKKSLLLPILAAKTLGTNDLVIKAGDLSVTFTNEELTIIQGMVNAAEAEGSQILFEVSPLEETGVNTLVAGLGKADTQVTSVSKVYEFKLHIVKKDGTLIPITAFKEPIVITFKLNGNPHKEWSGVYYLGDNNELEYVGGTLQGDSMTAQIRHFSKYAVLEINKSFKDVPAAYWASAAIKSLAAKQIITGVTDSEFAPKSYVSRAEFTAMLVRALGIPTEGQATFTDIKPDVWYSSYVATAAKLGIIKGRSEDVFAPNVTINREEMAVMVIRALEVKQGTKIDLTAVTSAFADASSISVWAGTYVNAAAAMGLIQGRENKQFAPTGQMTRAESAQVIYRLLSK, encoded by the coding sequence GACAGCTGTCACTTTCTACTACAATGCAACTACTAAGAAAATCGCCGATTCCACGTACTATGCACCGATTGCCGCCGATAAGCTGCCGAGATTGGTAGGAACTTTGCAGACTGAACTGGGTGACGTCAGCGATTCTTCCCCAACTGACGCGAAGACCACATTATCCGATCCTAATTATGATGGAATCTACGACCATTTGGTTGAAGTTCCCGAGGGTGATTACCTGTATAAGATATTTGTTCCGGGAGCCACTTCGGCTGAGGATATGTCCTATCCGGACACAGACCAATCCTTACAGCTTCCGTCGAAGCTACCGGTTACCTTCAAGTTTAATTCGAAAGATAACACTGTTGCCGCTGATTTTACAATTCCTGCAGATCCGGTAACCTTTGTACCTGTGCCTGAAGGACAGATGCGTATTCATTACCAACGCACCGCTGGCGATTATGCTAATCAGGCTTTGTGGCTGTGGGACGATGTTGCTGCGCCTTCCGCAAGTTGGCCCACGGGTGCAACTCCATTTCCGGATGGGCAAATGGATACTTATGGCGCTTATGTTGATGTGCCACTTAAGGACGGAGCGAAGAAAATCTCGTTTCTTGTTGTCAATCGCAGCACTGAGGCCAAAGATGCTGGCGACAAGCTTTTCACAATCAACACCCCGCAAACCAACGAAATATGGATCAAGGAGGGCTCCGATCAAGTCACGCCTTATGAACCAGTAGCTCTAGCCCCCAATACCGTACGGGTCCATTATATGAGATCCGACACCAATCAGGGTCAGTATGGATTATGGCTATGGGATGATGTTACTACTCCCTCCACCAATTGGTCTTCCGGTGCTACCCCATTTCAGGCAGGACAAGTGGATCGCTTCGGTGCTTATGTCGATGTTCCACTCCTACAGAATGCTAAGAAAATAGGCTTTATCGTCTTGAAACCAGCGACGGGCGACAAGGATGGCGGAGATAAAGCTTTTACTTTGCTGGATCGTTACAATCAGCTTTGGGTAAAGGAAGGGGACAACAATGTCTATGTTTCTCCTTTTGGTGAAGTGCCGATTGGCTTTGTATCTGCTGAAGTCCTATCAACCAGCAAACTTCTGCTCGGCTTTACGTTAACCGACGGGTTAAGTGCGGACACCTTAAAGACGGCAATTACCGTAAAAGACAAAGAAGGAAACAATATTCCGGTTTCGGCTGTAACGATCAAAAGTACAACTTCACTTGAAGTTGATACAGAAGTGTTTGATTTGGATAAAACCCCGCTGAGTGTTACTTATGCAGGAAAAACGTTATCCGCTACCTCCGGCTGGAGAATGTTGGATGAGATGTACAATTATACGGGAGACGACCTTGGGGCTACGTATCATACAGCAGCTAAGTCTGCCACCTTGAAGCTGTGGGCACCTAAAGCGAGTTCTGTCGTGGCCAATGTATATGATAAGAATGACGCGAACGTGCTTGTAGGTCGTATTGATCTAACTGAAGGGGAGCAAGGCGTTTGGTCGGTCGAGCTGCAACCAGCTGATCTGACTGGCGCTACTTCAGCAAATGATGTGCGGGGATTCTATTATCAATATGAAGTGACCAATGACGGTGTAACTAATAATGTGCTTGATCCATACGCCAGATCAATGGCAGCCTTCACCGTGAATACAACGGGCGCTGCGGGTATTGGCGGCGATACCGTTGGCAAAGCGGCTATCGTCGATTTAAGCCAGACGAATCCGCCAAACTTTCATGCGGCAGATATAGCAGGTTACGAGAAGCGGGAAGATGCGATCGTGTATGAAGTCCATATCAGAGACTTTACTTCAGATCCTTCCATCGAGAGCAGTCTGGACGGCGAAAGATGGGGCTCTTATGAGGCTTTTGAGAAAAAGCTCGATTATATCAAATCCTTAGGTGTAACCCATATTCAACTGCTGCCTGTGATGGCTTGGTATTATGGGGATGAAACAAAGATGGATGTCAGAGAGACGGATTATTCCGCTAAAGGCAATGAATACAATTGGGGTTATGATCCACACAGTTATTTCTCGCCGGATGGTGCCTATTCGCAGAATCCCGCTGATCCAGAGCAGCGGATCAAAGAATTAAAAGGCTTAATCGATGCGGTGCATGAAGCTGGCATGGGTGTCATTCTGGACGTCGTCTATACACATATGGCGAAGAAAGAATTTTTGAATGATATCGTGCCGAATTACTATGCTTTCCAGGATGCGAATGGCAACTTTATCGGTGGTTTCGGTAACAACCTGGCCACTAACCACAAGATGGCTGAGAAACTGATGGTAGACTCCGTCAAATACTGGTTCAAGGAGTATAAAATAGACGGGATGCGCTGGGACATGATGGGCGATGCGACAGCAGATGCGGTGCAGGCAGCTTATGATGCGGCGGCAGAAATCAATCCTAAGGCGCTTTTTATCGGTGAAGGCTGGAAAACGTTCGGCGGAGCGGCAGCTGATCCCTCTCTTGCAGGCCAGGGCGCAGATCAGGATTGGATGGATCAAACGGACAGCGTCGGCGTCTTCTCCGATGAATTCCGCAATGAATTAAAGTCCGGCTACGGCTCAGAAGGTGAGCCCAGATTTATTACGGGCGGGGCGCGTTCAATTTCAACGATTCTGAATAATATCAAGGGTCAGCCTTCGAATATTCCTGCTGATGATCCAGGGGATATTGTTCCGTATATTGAAGCGCATGACAATATGACTCTGCACGACGTAATTGCCCAATCGATTAAGAAAGATCCGGCTATCGCAGAGAACGAACTGGAAATACAGGAGCGGATCAGACTCGGCAATATGCTCGTGCTTACCTCACAGGGGACGTCCTTCCTGCAAGCAGGACAGGAATATGGGCGTACAAAGCAATGGAAGGCAGCCGGTGTACCCGAGGAGAAGTATACACAATTGACGGACAAGGATGGGAATCCGTTCGGTTATTTTATCAACGATTCCTATGATTCCTCGGATGCTATTAATATGTTTGATTGGACCCGAGCAACCGATGAAACGGCTTTCCCCGTACAGAACACGACCAGAAAGTATACATCGGGATTAATAGAACTGAGAAAGTTTACGAACGCTTTCCGTTTGGGTGATAAGAATCTGGTAGACACCAATATTAACCTTATTACAGCACCGGAAATGAAAGCCAGCGATCTTGTGATCGGCTACAAAAATAAGGCAACGGATGGTACGGGTATCTATTACGTCTTCATCAATGGAGACAGTACCTCAAGAACACTTACGCTGGCAGAGGATTTGACGGGTGGAAAAGTAGTTGTCGACAATGATGAAGCTGGAATTACAGCTATTCCCGCGGATAAACAGACAGGTTTTAGCTTGACAGCTGCTTCCATTACGTTGGAACCGCTGAGCGCTGTAATCATCCAGAAGGATGCCGCCGCTGTAGTTCTGGACTCTTTGGAAACGGATAGTGCAAGCTACTCACTTCAGGTAAATAGTACACATACAACGACAGTATTCGCAAAATATGATGATGGCAGCAAAAGCAATGTTACTAATACTTCAGTGTACGCCTCGGATAAACCGGAAGTAGCTGCGGTAACAAACAAAGGTGTAATAAAAGCGCTTAGCGCAGGTACCGCCATCATTACCATTTCCTACGGAGGTAAAATAACTAAGGTTACCGTTAAGGTTACGACCGAACCTGTAGATAACAAGCGGTATGTCCAGTTCACCTATACCCGGGAAGATCAGAATTATACGGACTGGAATATCTGGGTATGGAACACTGGGGCAACGAATGACCAAATCAATTTCACGACATTCAAGAATGGCACAGCGAGTGTGCTTATTGAGGTGGCACCAAATGCAACTAGCGTTGGATTCGTGTTGCGTAAAGGAACGGATTGGAACACGGGGAAACAGGATTACCCGGACGATCGCGTTATTCCGTTGAACCCAGGTGAGGCCTTCACCAAGGTTAATGTGACCAGTATGGTCAAGGAGCTTGATATCAAGCCGAGCATTAGCGGTCCTGTCATGAAAGATGGAACGATCACGTTCATGTACCGTGATGAGGCGCTATTCCGCAGTGGTGATATGACAGCTATAACGGATGCAAAAGTAAAGGTGAACGGCATCGAATACGCCATGGTATATGATTCGGTTAAGGAATGGTATAGCTACAAGCTGACCGATGTAGTAGAAGGAACGTATAACTATACTTTCCTGATTACGAAAGATGGCACTACAAGCGAGATCGCCGATCCAAGCAACAATGTTGACGGTTCGTCAACTGTTGTATATCACATTCCAGCGGTCACGATTACGACCACAGTCAGTCCGGAAGCGATTACCTCTAATCAAAATGCGATTGTAACGGTCAAGGCAACCTCCACAGAGGCTGTAATTTATACTGATGCTTCCATGGATCTGACCGCTCTCGGGGGTCCCGCCAAAGTTCAGCTCGATACGGAGCTTATGAAACAAACGATTGCTGTTAAGGATACTGTGACGGCAGGGATAAAGAATATTCCAATTACCCTTGTGGATCAGTTCGGCAACACGCACAAGCAATCAGCCACAATCGAAGTAAAGGCAAGAACGTATACGGGGGCAAAGCTGGATTTCGATTGGGATGAAGCACGGATTTATTTCGCGCTGACGGACCGATTCAAAGACGGGGATGCAACCAATAACGAGAATGTTGATAAAACTCATCTGGAAGCGTACCACGGTGGAGATTTCAGAGGGATGATCGACAATCTGGACTATTTGCAGGAGCTTGGCATCAACACGCTCTGGATCTCACCGATTGTGAATAATATTGATTTCAACAAAGGCTTAGATTTCAACGGTGAGCAGTATGCTTACCATGGCTACTGGGCCAAGGATTTCACTAAGCTTGACGAGCATCTTGGTGATATGGCGACCTTCAAGGAACTTATCGAGAAGGCGCATGACAAGGGCATCAAGATTATGGTGGACGTTGTGCTGAATCATACCGGTTACGGCTTGAAGCCGGAAGATAATAGTCCGACAATTACAGCGGAGGACAAAGACCGTTTTGCTGGTATGCTGCGTACGGACGGAGTGTCGGCGGATACAGATCCTGTTCGTGGCGAACTTAGCGGACTGCCAGATTTCAGAACAGAAGATCCAGCAGTGCGGGAGAAAATTATCGCCTGGCAGTCAGGCTGGTTGGACAACGCCAGAACGGATCGTGGGGATACGATCGACTATTTCCGAGTTGACACCGTTAAGCACGTGGAGGGAACAACGTGGAAAGCCTTTAAGAATGCACTGACAGCCATTGATCCAAACTTCAAAATGGTTGGGGAATACTATGGCGGTACCATCGATAATAACGGTGGAATGCTGCAATCCAGCCAGATGGATGGCTTGCTTGATTTTGGATTTAAGGGCGCTGCCCTCAACTTCACAAATGGTAAGATCAATGATGTGGATTCTTACCTGCAGGAGCGTGAAGCGAAGATTGATAACACTCAGATGATGGCTCAATTCTTAAGCAGCCATGATGAGGATGGCTTCCTGTCACAGTATGTAGGCGGTGATCAAGGCAAGCTGAAGATCGCAGCTGCGCTGCAAATTACAGCTAAAGGCCAACCCGTGATTTATTATGGGGAGGAGCTTGGCCGTTCGGGAAGAAATGCAGTGGATATATCCAAAGGGCAATTCAGCGAGAACCGCGCGGATATGCCTTGGGACCAGTTGACAGCCGAGCAGGGTCTTCACGATCACTACGAGAAGTTATTGAACATTCGTGCCAAGTATTCCAAAGTGTATTCGAAGGGTACACGGACGAAGCTTGTTGGCTCGGATGAACTGGGATATTTGGCTTTTAACAAGCATTACGGAAACGTTGATATTGTGACAGTTATCAACACGAAGACAGACGGAGTCTCAGCTACTATTACTGTGCCGTTTGCCGCCCAAGCTTCTATAAAAGACGAATACAGCGGCAAAATCTATACGGTAGCGGATGACCAGAAGGTAACCATTAATCTGCCGGGCAGAGATGAGGGTGGAACAGTTATTTTGGCAGCAGTGCCTGTAGTAGTGACACCAACACCAACACCAACACCAACACCAACACCAACACCTGTAGCAACACCATCGCCTACAGCTGGCACAATATCAGTTGAGACGCAGGTTGTTAGTGTTAACAGCCTGAACAATGCTACGGACGGTAAGGTTGAGGTCGAGTTGGCTCAAGGCAAGAAATCATTGCTATTGCCAATACTGGCTGCCAAGACACTCGGGACCAACGATCTGGTGATTAAAGCGGGCGATCTGTCGGTAACCTTCACCAATGAAGAATTGACTATAATTCAGGGGATGGTAAACGCTGCTGAAGCGGAGGGCTCCCAAATTCTGTTCGAAGTAAGTCCACTTGAAGAGACAGGGGTAAATACACTAGTAGCTGGGTTGGGTAAGGCAGATACTCAGGTAACCTCTGTATCCAAAGTGTATGAATTCAAACTGCATATCGTCAAAAAAGACGGCACTCTAATTCCGATAACTGCGTTCAAGGAGCCCATAGTGATTACCTTTAAACTTAATGGTAATCCGCACAAGGAATGGAGCGGTGTCTACTATCTCGGCGACAACAACGAGCTGGAATATGTAGGCGGAACTCTTCAGGGAGATAGCATGACTGCCCAAATCCGGCATTTTAGTAAGTATGCAGTTCTGGAGATCAATAAATCGTTTAAGGATGTACCCGCTGCTTATTGGGCATCTGCGGCGATTAAATCGCTTGCTGCTAAGCAAATCATAACCGGAGTTACTGATTCCGAGTTTGCTCCAAAGAGCTATGTCAGTCGTGCGGAGTTTACTGCAATGCTGGTACGCGCGCTTGGTATACCGACAGAGGGTCAGGCAACATTCACTGATATTAAGCCCGACGTCTGGTATTCCTCTTACGTAGCTACAGCTGCGAAGCTGGGTATTATTAAGGGACGAAGCGAGGATGTGTTTGCTCCGAACGTTACGATCAACCGCGAAGAAATGGCCGTCATGGTGATCCGAGCGCTGGAGGTTAAGCAAGGGACAAAGATTGATTTAACAGCTGTCACTTCGGCATTCGCAGACGCTTCCAGCATCAGTGTGTGGGCGGGCACTTATGTCAATGCCGCTGCAGCGATGGGCCTAATTCAGGGCAGAGAGAATAAGCAATTTGCTCCAACTGGACAGATGACCCGCGCCGAAAGTGCTCAGGTTATCTACAGGCTGTTAAGCAAGTAA